Within the Pagrus major chromosome 4, Pma_NU_1.0 genome, the region gaaaatatggcAGTCAGTCACTGACAGTGCCACGTTTCTCCACAAACATATTTGCAGTCAGAGGGAGCTGCTGacatctgcaacttttcaaatatataaaaataaattaggGCAACGTGTCAACCTGAAgttttagaaaagaaaatgtgcccGTTTCTATAGAGATTATGCAGAAATGATACAATTTCAGCTCCATAGCAAgaccacacagtagaaacaatAAAGTCAGAAGCCACTCCAGCAGCTGCATTTCTCCTTCATGTTGTCAAActgaagccacacacacacacacacacacacacacgactggTGAGTGCACCTGCTCTCAGCTCCAGGTGTTGTGCTGTTTTACGGCCTCTTGTTTTTTCTAGTCATACCAACGCTAACTTTCAATATGGCTAAGGCCAACTTCAACACACTGATGCTTTGACTGTTACTACAAAAGTCCATCTGGCTGAGCTGGTTACGTGTCTGTTGAAACCAGCTGCCAGCTGAAGAAAGGAGgggtaaatgtgtgtgtgggtgtgtatgtgtgtgtgtgtttacgtggGTGTTTGGGAGGGGGCCAGGGCGAGCCCATTCACAAAAGCAGACACTGAACTGTAGCTGTGTTCAGTTTGGTGAGGCCTTTGGGACTAAAGTCTACCCAGAGTCCCTTAAGATTTCCAGTGAAATAACCCACACAAAGCGGGTTTAAAATTAGCTTTGCCCTTTTGAGCATACAGCCCAATGCTGCCTGTCAACACAGCTTTTGTCTGACCATTACTAAAACCTCTGATAATCTCGAGCCCGACACTGTTTGATCATGGCCCTGAATTTACACTGCTGAGGTTTGTCTTGTTGTAGCATACATTCCTCCGAATCTGGCCTATTGCTACTCTACAATTCACATAATCACAGAAGCCACATGAGACGTCCGAGCTTTCGTCTCATCTGCAAACAGTGAAGTTAAAAGGCTGAATCTAAACTGAGCCCTGCCATGTTTTAAGCCACGCTGACACATAGATCTGAATATAAAATCTGTGCAGGAAGCAAACACGATCCTATCAAACTAGGTGATTTCCAACTCCAAAAGCCCAAGAacgtttcatgttttaatctCAATGGGATTTTTCACAGTTCTGTTATCAAGCGGTTTACTACCCTAGATGTGATCTCTTATCTGcgctgtgtgtgttcattcaaTCAGATCTGCCACATCACCTGCATGAGTCAGTTCAGGAGAGGACATGTTGTCACAACTTACCCATCCGTCATTCTCCAGCAGCCagtctttcttctcctctcccagGTAATCAGCTATGGTCTCTGCCAGTCCCCTGCAGTTTCCAGGCCCCTGTCCCAGTTCCTGCCCGGGTTCCTGCCCCGACTTCTTGTCCttctgctcctgcagctgtcTGGCCAGCACCCCAGTAAAGGTGAAAAGGGAAACAACCCTCCCCCAGTTCAAGTGTCCATCTCCCACCAGCTCCTCCATCACCTTCCTGAGGCTGGAGCAGGGGTCTGGCCCGCACTGCCTCAGGAAGGTCTGAGCGAGGGAGTGGAAGCGAGCCTGGTGCTGCGCCTCCATGTCCTGGGCCAGGCGCCTCATGGCAGCGGCTGACTCgctgggaggtggaggggctgGCCGGGGGCTTGTGCAGCACAGGGACAGGTAGTCCTCTGCCAGAGCCAGGGTCTCTTTCCACAGCCCGCACGACATTTTCTAccaggaagagaaaagacagtTCGCTTAATAAATGAAAGGGAGCCAGCTGATATGCGAGGATCAAGTTACTGACTGCTATGAGGAACCACAAATATGGGATATCACGTTGATGCGAGGGGAGCGAACACCAACCAATTTTATAGGAATAATGcttgttttcatgttcatatCTGCCAATTACCTACTTAATGATGCGTTTGGTCCTGTTcgacaacaacaataataaaaaatgcctCTCATGATCTTTTAATCCAAGATGGCGTCAGATTTTTCTTCATAATGTaattcaatataaaaaaatgaacacaaaacaggaaaaagttGGCATTTTTCTTGAAAACACGACCAAAACTATACATTAAAAATCGTCACCTTTTGATTTTCTGCCAATTAAtcaactctttttttccccaatcaTCATACAATTAACTACGTTAGCTCAGATCAGCATACTTTATAGTTAGCATCATCTTAGTTAGCATCATCTTAGTTAGCATCATCTTAGTTAGCATCATCTTAGTTACACTCCATTACCGTTTTCCACATGCTAACACCGGACATTTTCTggtttttaattatataaaatatcatCTGCAAAGACTTGTTCCTCTGTGTGTAGCTGCAGAGACACTATATAACGACAGCCAGGtgtcaaaaattaaaaaagcaaaaacttaACTAGCTTTGTTCGGCGCCTAGTGAAGCTAACAGCGGCGCTAGCAATGGCGCTGTTAACGTTAGCTCCCCGGGTCGCTGCCAGCCGGAGGATGCTGGAGGCTGAACACAGCTACGTGAACTCAATCGCCTGACAACACAAGTAACAAGAGTACTGTGCGAGCTGATCACTGATAttttgtttcttaaaaaaaaaggcgTCTAGCCGCTGAGCTCGCAGTCGGTTTCGCCGGCTGCGTCTCCTCCGCTGATCTGTCACCGGAGCAATGGAGGACACAAAGGACCGCATCCACACGGGCTGCGGTGAGCCAGCTCCGCACCCGGCGCCGCTTTTAAACCACCACGAAAGCGTCTACGCGAGGTGAAGCTTCTACATTCACGAGGGGACACGCGTAAAAGCAGGTGAAATACATATTTCCGTGCGTAAAAGAGACAAACGCTTACCCTCCCAGCGATATCAGACTGCGCTCTGCACATACGGACGGCGGAAGGAGAACCTCGGTACACGCGCAGCTTCCCTTCAGCGCAACATTTATCAGAAGCGCCGCCCCCGCCTCCGCCCCCGCCCCCGCCGCTGCCCGCAAAAAATCCCGCAAAAGTACCGTCACAGAGGAAGCGACACCTCTGCCACGGAAAGGCGAAAAAGGTTCACTTCGTCACTCGTTCACGGCTGAAAAGAGGAACGGCGTGTAGGAACAAACAGAGGTGTTtctatatttacatttagtgCAGATGAATACGTGTGTTGCAGAGGATGTGTCCCTGTAGAGTCTGTGGTGTATAAATGCAAGTAATAATGGGTTAAAATAGTCCAAATCAGGGCCCAGTGTGCAGGATCAGAACCATCAGAGGAACAAGACAGTGGAGCCAATATCCATTATCAATTATTTCACAATACCATCCTGAAATAAACCAATACATGATTAATTGTGTGATTTCATTCTCAATTGtcaccataaatgaataaactacaaattaaataaggtattaaataaaaaaaatctttgtgtgTTCAtcttatttgttcatttatgtgagtactaaatatttttttgtgtttgtttatttgtatattgatttatttattaactcaTTCAATGAGTAAACAAATAATTGATGTAAAGAAAATGCATCTGCAgtcattttgtgtatttcagtgtttggtGTGAAACTGGGAATACTCCGGACAATGACTTAAAATGATCTTCAGATATTCAAAAAGAGGATTTATGAAGAAAGAAATGATGGGACTGTTATTGACTGTATTTCAGTATGTGTTCCTGAATATttatgtgaaaagaaaaaaaaagtaatggcCATCTGTATTTACAGTGTGTTATGTTATTATTAAgtatattatttgttttgtataatTTCATTTGTATATTGTACACTGAAGTAGGCAACTTAATATGAAACAAATATGAAATGTCGGAGTATTGTTCCAGCAGTTTCAACCAAGGAGTTAATCGATTACTTATGAAAAAAGAGATGATTAATCAATAAGGAAAATAATCGCTAGCTGCCGCCCTGCTCCAGGGAtatgattgattttatttttcttctttttttgagAGAGATAAAGCAACTTTTATTTTACTCCTGATTGGATTTTCCCCGtaatcacacacagatgtttttgaaaatgagcTGATTTCTTTGTAACACaaagttgtgttatttttcaTAGATCATCATCTCATCAGGTCTCAGTTTCACCTCTGATATGAAAAATTTTGATCTTGTGATTTGAGGATTTGgtttcattcatcatcatcatcatcaagtcACTCACTCTCACTGTGTGCTGATCACAACTATACACAGTTGAGTGATCAGCATGAGGAAGTGAATACTGCAGAGAATATGTTTGTAATCAAATGAATGACGGTCAGATGAAACACTTCAGGTTTGTTGGGTGCATCTTGTGATATTTTTGGGTACTTTCTTTGCATGGTAATACCCGGAGGTCTTCTCCTCCCGTCAGTCCCTTTTTATTTATCCTGCAGTCTTTCGCCAACGTCTCTCTTTATCTTGTTGTTTCCCACTGGGAGTTTCCCTCTCTGAAATTCAGCTGACCTGTGCTTCAAACGAATTTTGAAATAGAAAAGAGGCAAATCACACTGGAATGACCTTTAAATAGTTCTAGTTTCTTTTCTCACAGTAAAAAAGGAACGAGCCAGCTGCTGTTCTTGTATCGGTGACCCAAAACATCCTGTGCAGTGGTGGTTCTGGTCACTCATTTGCCTTTTACCGCGGATTAGTAATGATGCATAAAGACGTCATGTTTTCAAGTGATGATGTGGACAAGGTTGGCTGACCTTTGaccaatgttttaaaaaaatacagatgtgTAAGATGGTGACACTATCTGATCAATAATGCACTTTAACTGGAcaaaagtcatgaaaacagagacacaTCTCCCACTGAGGGGTAAGTTTAGAGAATATCTGTCGGGATGTCCCCTTCTTCCAGGATATGtcttattaaatcatttaagTGACCTCTCCAACAAAAACACTATGACAGGACTTTTTGTAGAAAGCACAGCCAGACATAGTTGTTATAATTGTGATGCAGCACAGTGCCCCCCTGTGGTATACAGTGTTATTCAGGAATCAACAGTTTGTTTTGAGCCCCTTTAGATGCatttaaaagaagaagcagGACACCCAGCACAATGTTTATCTTGGGAACAGCCCTTTAAAATCAGGACTGACAAAAATTTCTTCATCTTGAATCTGTGAACCTCTGCGCTGCAGCAGATTTACTCAACTCTTCACATCcatttgtattttgttcatgGAGAGACATCAAAAACAAGACATACTTAAAATctcctttatttttctcacaagAAATATACCTAAGCTGTTGAGGTTTATATATATTGAAATAA harbors:
- the bcl2l10 gene encoding bcl-2-like protein 10, which gives rise to MCRAQSDIAGRKMSCGLWKETLALAEDYLSLCCTSPRPAPPPPSESAAAMRRLAQDMEAQHQARFHSLAQTFLRQCGPDPCSSLRKVMEELVGDGHLNWGRVVSLFTFTGVLARQLQEQKDKKSGQEPGQELGQGPGNCRGLAETIADYLGEEKKDWLLENDGWEGFCKFSRSAREVSQDSSMKTALFAAAGVGLAGLTFLLVR